The following proteins come from a genomic window of Limnohabitans sp. 103DPR2:
- a CDS encoding MFS transporter yields MNLLKPHLSLWQILQMNFGFFGIQYSFGLQQANMSPIYQYLGADEASLPYLWLAGPMTGLLIQPLIGAMSDRTLSKWGRRTPYFLIGALLCSICLLVMPFSPALWFAASLLWILDAANNVTMEPYRAYVSDRLNKDQHALGFLTQSAFTGLAQTFAYLTPTLLFLMGIDKDAVNSSNIPHLTVIAFMIGAVFSISTVAWSVKSTPELPLTEEEIAHIKSQKTGIQATLAEIVDAIRNMPSTMRQLWWMKLFQWYAMMCYWIYIVPALALSIFGTRDPNTSAFRDASLLNGQIGGFYNFVAFIAAFALMPLIRKWGPKYIHALCLSLAGISMMLLPSVQQTWLLFVPMVGVGLAWASIMGNPYILLAGSIPKERAGVYMGIFNMFIVLPMIFQMITLPFIYTHWLDSNPTNVIVFAGVLLCIAALLTLRIQEAAVKNS; encoded by the coding sequence ATGAACTTGCTGAAACCACACCTGTCGCTCTGGCAAATCTTGCAAATGAATTTTGGGTTCTTCGGAATTCAATACAGCTTTGGCTTGCAACAAGCCAACATGAGTCCCATCTATCAGTACTTGGGCGCAGATGAAGCCAGCTTGCCTTACCTGTGGCTGGCAGGGCCAATGACAGGTTTGTTGATCCAGCCTTTGATTGGCGCCATGAGCGATCGAACGCTGAGCAAATGGGGACGCCGAACACCTTACTTTTTGATTGGGGCGTTGCTGTGCAGCATTTGTTTGTTGGTCATGCCATTCAGCCCTGCACTCTGGTTTGCCGCCAGTCTGCTTTGGATTTTGGACGCTGCCAATAACGTCACGATGGAGCCTTACCGCGCTTACGTCAGCGATCGACTCAACAAAGATCAACATGCATTGGGATTTTTAACGCAAAGTGCTTTCACGGGTCTGGCGCAAACATTTGCCTACCTCACGCCTACGCTGCTGTTCTTGATGGGCATTGACAAAGACGCCGTCAACAGCAGCAACATCCCGCATCTCACCGTCATTGCGTTCATGATTGGCGCTGTGTTCTCCATCAGCACGGTGGCATGGTCCGTGAAATCAACCCCCGAATTGCCCCTGACGGAGGAGGAGATTGCGCACATCAAGTCGCAAAAGACAGGCATCCAAGCAACGCTGGCTGAAATTGTGGATGCGATTCGCAACATGCCAAGCACCATGCGCCAACTTTGGTGGATGAAGCTGTTTCAGTGGTACGCCATGATGTGCTACTGGATTTACATCGTGCCTGCTCTGGCCTTGTCGATCTTTGGCACCCGCGACCCCAATACCAGTGCCTTCAGAGATGCCAGTTTGTTGAATGGCCAAATTGGTGGTTTCTACAATTTCGTGGCCTTCATTGCTGCGTTTGCATTGATGCCCTTGATTCGCAAATGGGGCCCTAAATACATTCATGCCTTGTGCCTCAGCTTGGCAGGCATCAGCATGATGCTCTTGCCCTCGGTGCAACAAACTTGGCTGCTGTTTGTGCCCATGGTGGGTGTTGGCTTGGCTTGGGCCAGCATCATGGGCAACCCCTACATTTTGCTGGCCGGTAGCATTCCCAAAGAGCGGGCGGGTGTTTACATGGGCATCTTCAACATGTTCATCGTGTTGCCCATGATTTTCCAAATGATCACCTTGCCCTTCATCTACACACATTGGCTGGACAGCAACCCAACGAATGTCATTGTTTTTGCTGGTGTTTTGCTGTGCATTGCGGCTTTGTTAACGCTTCGAATTCAAGAAGCAGCCGTAAAAAATTCCTAA
- a CDS encoding FAD-dependent oxidoreductase, which produces MNPQTKHVCVIGAGIVGLSTAWRLMQDGWQVSVIEESAAPGLVTSYANGAQLSYSYVAPLAEPSALSNLPKWLLKKDGPLRIHPSLSPEFLRWGLSFASHCTTVRAHQTTRDLLGLGYLSRRILREWLADVPASWAASAGLDYRTNGKLVVFRDPAALATASAQVDYQRSLDVGCEQYVLSAAECVDKEPALAAMQSKLVGGIYTPSEDVVDSHGLCMFLERLIVSRGGELRYDTRITDAVIEGQRCVALKLKSQSAALDDGDASAQVEEFKADFFVVAAGLSSRELLQKFGTRAPLLGLKGFSITLDCEHGIAPSVSITDSHHKIVFAKLGHRLRVAGMVDLGRENRDIEAPRIAALIKQSQDNFPEAGDYSKVQTWAGLRPATPSGRPIVDQTVCENVYANIGHGTLGLTLAAGSADLLADKMAGRPSSLPMMPFSFKAA; this is translated from the coding sequence ATGAATCCGCAAACTAAACACGTCTGTGTCATCGGTGCTGGCATTGTGGGCTTGTCCACGGCTTGGCGCTTGATGCAAGACGGTTGGCAAGTCAGTGTGATTGAAGAAAGCGCTGCACCTGGCCTGGTCACCAGCTATGCCAATGGTGCCCAACTTTCTTACAGCTATGTGGCCCCCTTGGCCGAACCTTCTGCGCTCAGCAACTTACCCAAGTGGTTGCTGAAAAAAGATGGCCCCTTGCGAATTCATCCCTCTTTGTCGCCTGAGTTTTTGCGCTGGGGTTTGAGTTTTGCTTCGCATTGCACAACGGTCCGCGCCCATCAAACCACCCGCGATTTGCTGGGTCTGGGTTATTTGTCTCGTCGCATCTTGCGAGAGTGGTTGGCCGATGTACCCGCCAGTTGGGCCGCCTCAGCAGGTTTGGATTACCGTACCAATGGCAAGTTGGTGGTGTTTCGCGATCCAGCAGCCTTGGCCACGGCCAGCGCTCAAGTGGACTATCAACGCAGTTTGGACGTGGGCTGCGAGCAGTATGTACTTTCAGCAGCTGAATGTGTTGACAAAGAACCTGCGTTAGCGGCCATGCAAAGCAAGTTGGTGGGCGGCATTTACACACCTTCGGAAGATGTGGTCGACAGCCACGGCCTGTGCATGTTCTTGGAGCGCTTGATAGTGTCCCGCGGCGGTGAGTTGCGTTACGACACACGCATCACAGATGCTGTGATCGAAGGTCAACGCTGCGTGGCATTGAAACTCAAATCACAAAGCGCTGCGCTAGACGATGGGGATGCGTCTGCGCAAGTTGAAGAATTCAAAGCAGATTTTTTTGTGGTCGCTGCGGGTCTCAGCAGCCGCGAGTTGCTTCAAAAATTCGGCACCCGCGCACCCTTGTTAGGGCTCAAAGGTTTCTCTATCACGCTCGATTGTGAACATGGCATTGCGCCCTCAGTGTCCATCACAGACAGCCATCACAAAATTGTGTTTGCCAAACTCGGACATCGCTTGCGGGTGGCTGGCATGGTTGATTTGGGACGTGAAAACCGCGACATCGAGGCCCCTCGCATTGCGGCTTTGATCAAGCAATCACAAGACAATTTTCCAGAGGCAGGGGACTACAGCAAAGTGCAAACTTGGGCGGGTCTGCGCCCTGCAACACCATCGGGGCGTCCGATCGTTGATCAAACTGTTTGCGAAAACGTGTATGCCAACATCGGGCATGGCACCCTGGGGCTAACCTTGGCTGCCGGATCGGCCGATTTGTTGGCCGACAAAATGGCAGGCCGCCCTAGCAGCCTGCCAATGATGCCTTTCTCCTTCAAAGCCGCTTAG
- a CDS encoding isocitrate lyase/PEP mutase family protein, whose product MTSKATHPANLAQRLTQQKALLAPGVYDAFSALIAEQAGFEALYLSGASIAYTRLGRSDIGLTTATEVAQTLAHITDRIRVPVIVDADTGFGNALNTQRTVRDFERAGAAMIQIEDQTFPKRCGHLDGKGVVPVSEMQGKLKAALDARHSSNTLILARTDALAVEGLEAALERAEAYLACGVDALFIEALRTPEQMDQACAQFAQRIPLLANMVEGGQTPIQSAHELGERGFRIVIFPGGTARAVAHTLQGYYGSLHAHQTTTPWRDQMLNFDDLNQVIGTPELLAHGKQYDGKS is encoded by the coding sequence ATGACTTCCAAAGCCACCCACCCTGCCAACTTGGCCCAAAGACTGACGCAACAAAAGGCTTTGTTGGCCCCGGGTGTCTATGATGCCTTCAGTGCGTTGATTGCAGAGCAAGCTGGTTTTGAAGCCTTGTATTTGTCGGGTGCGTCCATCGCTTACACCCGCTTGGGTCGCTCAGACATTGGGCTCACCACGGCAACCGAAGTGGCACAAACTTTGGCGCATATCACCGATCGCATTCGCGTGCCCGTGATCGTGGACGCTGATACGGGTTTTGGCAATGCCCTCAACACGCAGCGCACTGTGCGAGATTTTGAACGTGCGGGTGCTGCAATGATTCAAATTGAAGATCAAACCTTTCCCAAGCGCTGTGGTCATTTGGATGGCAAGGGTGTGGTGCCTGTGTCAGAGATGCAAGGCAAGTTGAAAGCAGCACTGGACGCACGTCACAGCAGCAATACCTTGATTTTGGCGCGCACGGATGCATTGGCCGTGGAAGGTTTAGAGGCTGCGCTCGAACGAGCAGAAGCCTATTTGGCTTGCGGTGTCGATGCATTGTTCATTGAAGCTTTGCGCACCCCCGAGCAAATGGACCAGGCTTGTGCCCAATTTGCGCAACGCATTCCATTGCTGGCCAACATGGTGGAAGGCGGCCAAACACCCATTCAAAGCGCCCATGAATTGGGTGAGCGTGGTTTCAGAATTGTGATTTTTCCGGGTGGTACGGCACGCGCAGTAGCCCATACTTTGCAGGGCTACTACGGCAGTTTGCATGCGCACCAAACCACCACGCCTTGGCGCGATCAGATGCTCAATTTTGATGACCTGAATCAAGTGATTGGCACACCGGAATTATTGGCACACGGAAAACAGTACGATGGCAAGTCATGA
- a CDS encoding FAD-dependent oxidoreductase, which translates to MSVVEETIHTPVAIVGAGACGLTAALALHRQGIECVVLERDAVPAGSTALSSGFVPAPATRVQKAAKVEDSPELFAQDIQHKAHGQAAPVLVKAYSEAIGTAMDDLEKHHHIPWQLLDQFLYPGHSVHRMHAVPEKTGEGLMTRLRAAADAAGVVVLTQAQVTALHADDTGRINSLSYSQPDGATSNLNCDAVILACNGFGGNADMVKQHLPAMKDAQYAGHVGNDGSAVAWGLQLGAALADMGAYQGHGSWAIPQGSLISWALMMEGGVQINALGQRFHDETQGYSEAAVQVLNQPEGVAWNVFDNQLLRFAQDFPDFVAAQAAGAVKSAADVASLAAIVGCPVETLANTLSAVNPNNAKDAWGRTFKRALEAPFHAIKVTGALFHTQGGLNINGQCQVLKPHGEPLPNLYAAGGAARGVSGAEVWGYLSGNGLLSAIAGGHIAALAVAQTISEKTR; encoded by the coding sequence ATGAGCGTCGTGGAAGAAACCATCCACACACCTGTGGCCATTGTGGGAGCAGGTGCCTGCGGCCTGACAGCGGCATTGGCTTTGCACCGACAAGGCATTGAATGTGTGGTGCTAGAGCGCGACGCGGTACCGGCTGGATCGACCGCCTTGTCCTCAGGTTTTGTGCCTGCACCCGCAACTCGTGTGCAAAAAGCTGCCAAAGTTGAAGACTCGCCTGAATTGTTTGCTCAAGACATTCAACACAAAGCACATGGCCAAGCCGCGCCTGTTTTGGTCAAGGCCTACAGCGAGGCCATAGGCACTGCGATGGATGATTTAGAAAAACATCATCACATCCCATGGCAATTGCTGGACCAGTTTTTGTACCCTGGTCACAGCGTGCACCGCATGCATGCTGTCCCTGAAAAAACGGGCGAAGGTTTGATGACCCGTTTGCGCGCAGCCGCCGATGCGGCCGGTGTGGTCGTGTTAACGCAGGCGCAAGTGACGGCGCTGCATGCCGATGACACGGGCCGCATCAACAGCCTCAGCTATTCACAACCGGATGGCGCGACCAGCAACTTAAATTGCGACGCCGTCATCTTGGCTTGCAACGGTTTTGGCGGCAATGCCGACATGGTGAAGCAACACTTGCCCGCCATGAAAGATGCGCAGTATGCCGGCCACGTGGGCAACGACGGGAGTGCCGTTGCCTGGGGCTTGCAGTTGGGCGCTGCCTTGGCCGACATGGGGGCCTACCAAGGCCATGGCTCGTGGGCCATTCCGCAAGGCAGTCTCATTTCGTGGGCCCTGATGATGGAGGGCGGCGTGCAGATCAACGCCTTGGGTCAGCGTTTTCACGATGAGACCCAAGGCTACTCAGAAGCGGCTGTTCAAGTTTTGAATCAGCCGGAGGGTGTCGCATGGAATGTATTCGACAACCAGCTGCTGCGTTTTGCGCAAGACTTTCCAGATTTTGTGGCAGCGCAAGCGGCCGGTGCAGTGAAGTCGGCTGCCGATGTCGCGTCTTTGGCGGCCATTGTGGGGTGCCCTGTTGAGACCCTAGCAAACACCTTGTCTGCTGTGAATCCAAACAATGCAAAAGATGCTTGGGGCCGCACTTTCAAGCGCGCCTTAGAAGCCCCCTTTCATGCCATCAAAGTCACCGGTGCCTTGTTTCACACACAGGGTGGCTTGAACATCAATGGACAGTGCCAAGTGCTGAAACCCCATGGCGAGCCATTGCCCAATTTGTATGCTGCCGGTGGTGCCGCACGGGGCGTTTCTGGCGCTGAGGTGTGGGGCTATTTATCAGGCAACGGCCTGCTCAGTGCCATTGCAGGTGGCCACATTGCGGCACTTGCCGTTGCACAAACCATTTCGGAGAAAACAAGATGA
- a CDS encoding cysteine hydrolase family protein: MTQHSKIAAARTALIIVDLQNDFLSPQGAYARGNTVSAEALLLPARVAPVAKALKAQGGYVAASQFTLWPDAKGEPMVSPHLLEKRPFLRKGDFAPGSVGQANVPELQDCVDLVVCKVAYSAFFNTQLDWVLRKAGIETVVVCGIVTNGGVASTARDAHLRDYNVVVLSDACAAFSDALHQASLADLASIGKVTTCREFVSSLA, translated from the coding sequence ATGACCCAGCACTCAAAAATCGCAGCGGCACGCACAGCCTTGATCATTGTGGATTTGCAAAACGACTTTTTGTCGCCCCAAGGCGCTTATGCGCGTGGCAATACCGTCAGTGCAGAAGCCTTGTTGTTGCCTGCCCGTGTTGCACCTGTTGCTAAAGCCTTGAAGGCTCAGGGGGGCTATGTGGCGGCCAGCCAATTTACCTTGTGGCCCGATGCCAAAGGTGAACCGATGGTGTCACCTCATTTGCTGGAAAAGCGACCCTTCTTGCGCAAAGGCGACTTTGCACCTGGCAGTGTGGGTCAAGCCAATGTGCCAGAACTTCAAGATTGCGTGGACTTGGTGGTTTGCAAAGTGGCCTACTCGGCATTTTTCAACACCCAACTCGATTGGGTGTTGCGCAAAGCCGGTATTGAAACCGTGGTGGTGTGCGGCATTGTGACCAACGGCGGTGTGGCCAGTACCGCACGCGACGCCCACTTGCGCGATTACAACGTGGTGGTGTTGAGCGATGCTTGCGCCGCGTTCAGCGATGCTTTGCACCAAGCTTCATTGGCCGACTTGGCCTCGATTGGCAAAGTCACAACTTGCCGTGAATTTGTCAGTAGCCTGGCATGA
- a CDS encoding hydantoinase/oxoprolinase family protein codes for MSQKRWVVGVDVGGTFTDLFVLDEQTGTARIVKVPSTRGEEARGFMNGIQKISEDGSASGVASIVHGTTVGTNALLERKVARTGIITTRGFRDVLEMRRRDRPQTWGLRGSFTPIVPRALRLEVDERVLADGQIHTPVDIDQVKAQAQALLDAGCEAVCVFFINAYANMANEQAAVAAVRAMWPNPHVTAASEVLPEIREFERCSTATLNAALQPVVGSYLTRLESDLRGQGFEGELLIVQSNGGVMSRQTACDVPVRTALSGPAAGVMACAAIARAAGYPNVMTGDMGGTSFDVSLVAQGEAALAAQTSIEFGLVVRSPMIQIETIGAGGGSIASVDASGMLQVGPESAGSVPGPACYDRGNTRPTVTDANVFLGRIAADRPLGGGLLQALRADLSEQAIQKHVAEPLGLSTLEAAEAILTVANAKMAGAVRVVSIEKGHDPRQFAYMPFGGGGGLHVCAMMREVGVATGIVPRYPGVTSALGCVMADMRHDAVQTLNQALSDVNFTEVLARIDQLAEACQARLDSAGVRFVAVDENIALDMLFTGQTHTLQVNVQRSQLSAEGLRQAFTEAYQNAFGRVLEGPVIRVMNLRYARIGRRPKFDLSVLAPVGAGSTQPLGVQRVYHQGQWWDAQRYARLELPIGAKVNGPAILEQADTTVWLEPGFEAKVDDMGNLLVTAQV; via the coding sequence ATGAGCCAGAAACGCTGGGTGGTCGGTGTGGACGTGGGCGGTACGTTCACCGATTTGTTTGTGCTCGATGAGCAAACCGGAACCGCACGCATTGTGAAAGTGCCTTCAACACGCGGCGAAGAAGCGCGTGGTTTCATGAATGGCATTCAGAAAATTTCAGAAGATGGTTCTGCGTCAGGTGTGGCCAGCATTGTGCATGGCACCACCGTGGGCACCAATGCATTGTTAGAGCGCAAAGTAGCCCGCACCGGCATCATCACCACACGCGGTTTCCGTGATGTGTTGGAAATGCGACGCCGTGATCGGCCTCAAACTTGGGGTTTGCGCGGCAGCTTCACGCCCATCGTCCCACGTGCTTTGCGTTTGGAAGTGGACGAGCGCGTGTTGGCCGATGGTCAAATCCACACGCCTGTCGACATCGATCAAGTGAAAGCCCAAGCGCAAGCTTTGCTGGACGCTGGTTGCGAAGCGGTGTGCGTATTCTTCATCAATGCCTATGCCAACATGGCCAATGAACAAGCCGCCGTGGCGGCCGTGCGCGCCATGTGGCCCAACCCTCACGTGACCGCGGCCAGCGAAGTCTTGCCCGAAATTCGCGAGTTTGAGCGCTGCTCTACAGCCACCTTGAATGCGGCTTTACAGCCCGTGGTGGGCAGTTATTTGACGCGTTTGGAATCTGATTTGCGCGGTCAAGGCTTTGAAGGCGAATTGCTGATTGTGCAAAGCAATGGCGGCGTGATGTCGCGTCAAACTGCGTGTGATGTTCCGGTTCGCACAGCCTTGTCAGGCCCTGCAGCAGGTGTCATGGCCTGTGCGGCCATTGCGCGCGCAGCCGGTTACCCCAATGTGATGACCGGCGACATGGGTGGCACTTCGTTTGATGTGTCCTTGGTGGCGCAAGGCGAGGCAGCCTTGGCAGCGCAGACGTCCATTGAGTTTGGCTTGGTGGTGCGCTCCCCCATGATTCAAATTGAAACCATTGGCGCAGGCGGTGGCTCCATTGCTTCTGTAGATGCCAGTGGCATGTTGCAAGTAGGTCCCGAGTCGGCCGGCAGTGTGCCAGGCCCGGCTTGCTACGACCGTGGCAACACACGGCCTACCGTGACCGATGCCAATGTGTTCTTGGGCCGCATCGCTGCCGACCGTCCTTTGGGTGGTGGCTTGTTGCAAGCCTTGCGTGCGGACCTGTCGGAGCAGGCCATTCAAAAGCATGTGGCAGAGCCTTTGGGTCTCAGCACTTTGGAAGCAGCCGAAGCCATTTTGACGGTTGCCAATGCCAAGATGGCCGGTGCTGTGCGCGTGGTGTCGATTGAAAAAGGTCACGACCCCCGTCAATTTGCTTATATGCCCTTTGGTGGCGGTGGTGGCTTGCATGTGTGCGCCATGATGCGAGAAGTGGGCGTGGCCACCGGTATCGTGCCACGTTACCCCGGCGTGACTTCAGCCTTGGGTTGTGTGATGGCCGACATGCGCCATGACGCCGTGCAAACTTTGAACCAAGCTTTGAGTGATGTGAACTTCACAGAGGTGCTGGCGCGCATCGACCAATTGGCAGAGGCTTGCCAAGCTCGCCTTGATTCTGCGGGGGTGCGCTTTGTCGCGGTAGATGAAAACATTGCGCTCGACATGCTGTTTACCGGCCAAACCCACACACTGCAAGTGAACGTGCAACGTTCGCAGTTGTCAGCCGAGGGTTTGCGCCAAGCGTTCACTGAAGCGTATCAAAACGCCTTTGGCCGTGTGCTTGAAGGCCCCGTGATTCGCGTCATGAACTTGCGCTATGCCCGCATTGGCCGTCGCCCCAAATTTGACTTGTCAGTGTTAGCGCCTGTGGGTGCCGGTAGCACGCAGCCTTTGGGTGTGCAGCGCGTGTATCACCAAGGACAGTGGTGGGATGCCCAGCGCTATGCCCGTTTGGAATTGCCGATTGGCGCCAAGGTAAATGGCCCGGCCATTTTGGAACAGGCCGACACCACCGTGTGGTTGGAGCCAGGCTTTGAAGCCAAAGTGGATGACATGGGCAATCTGCTGGTCACCGCACAAGTTTGA
- a CDS encoding hydantoinase B/oxoprolinase family protein — translation MSERKLSNSTALDPVTLAVLKGRLEQVADEMDATLYRSAFNPIIAEAHDACHGIYDGVSGDTLVQGKSGLPVFVGAMAFAVRAAAKAAATRGGMQDGDIWLFNDPYEGGTHANDFKLVRPFFRNGQLFCFLASAAHWHDVGGAVPGNYNPAATECWQEAVQIPPVRILRAGVLDEDVLAILRANTRLPDSLWGDLNGQLAALELGAKRLNGLLDEYGDAKVAQAMVELRSRAVRLMRSHIASLPDGCYSFEDLLDNDGVVDTPLTIALDMTVKGDRLTLDFSRTSAQCAGPVNISKATAVAACYVALKHVFPDVPANAGVLDAVDFIIPDRLVISAERPRPVGGYTETILRMIDVIFSATALADPKRAVAHAYGTINALSIAGHRTDEKRKGQRWVMFSFFGGGHGGHSDADGLSHSNAPISTATIPPLEILEAAYPVRFTQWALRANSGGDGQHRGGLGAVYEIELLEESAEAFIFGERGKASPKGIAGGQPALPNVFEYENEGVWKTPPMVSKMLGIRLKKGERVRLQTPGGGGWGKPSDRSAEARAKDIEEAYVSKEKS, via the coding sequence ATGAGTGAGCGAAAGCTTTCCAATTCAACGGCCCTTGATCCCGTCACCTTGGCGGTATTGAAAGGTCGTTTAGAACAAGTGGCCGACGAGATGGACGCCACGTTGTACCGCAGCGCCTTCAACCCTATCATTGCGGAAGCGCATGATGCGTGTCACGGTATTTATGATGGCGTGTCTGGCGACACACTGGTTCAAGGCAAATCTGGCCTGCCCGTGTTTGTGGGGGCGATGGCCTTTGCAGTGCGCGCTGCGGCCAAAGCTGCTGCCACGCGCGGTGGCATGCAAGACGGCGACATTTGGTTGTTCAACGATCCGTATGAAGGTGGCACCCACGCCAATGACTTCAAATTGGTTCGTCCGTTTTTCCGAAATGGCCAATTGTTTTGCTTCTTGGCTTCAGCGGCGCATTGGCACGATGTGGGCGGCGCTGTACCGGGCAACTACAACCCTGCAGCCACCGAGTGCTGGCAAGAGGCGGTGCAAATTCCGCCCGTTCGCATTTTGCGGGCTGGTGTGTTGGATGAAGATGTATTGGCCATTCTGCGCGCCAACACCCGTTTGCCCGACAGCCTCTGGGGCGACCTGAATGGTCAACTCGCAGCGCTGGAGTTGGGTGCCAAGCGCTTGAATGGTTTGCTCGATGAATATGGCGACGCCAAAGTGGCGCAAGCCATGGTGGAGTTGCGCTCACGCGCAGTGCGCTTGATGCGCTCGCACATTGCCAGCTTGCCCGACGGTTGCTACAGCTTCGAAGACCTGCTGGACAACGACGGTGTGGTCGACACACCACTCACCATTGCCTTGGACATGACTGTCAAGGGTGATCGTTTGACCTTGGATTTTTCTCGCACGTCTGCGCAGTGTGCCGGCCCTGTGAACATTTCCAAAGCGACTGCCGTAGCGGCTTGTTATGTGGCCTTGAAGCACGTATTTCCGGATGTACCCGCCAATGCGGGTGTGCTTGATGCCGTCGATTTCATCATTCCCGATCGCTTGGTGATCAGTGCAGAGCGTCCACGTCCCGTGGGTGGTTACACCGAAACCATCTTGCGCATGATCGATGTGATCTTCAGTGCCACAGCACTGGCCGATCCCAAACGTGCTGTGGCACACGCTTACGGCACCATCAATGCGTTGTCGATTGCGGGCCACCGCACCGATGAAAAACGCAAAGGCCAACGCTGGGTGATGTTCAGTTTCTTTGGCGGCGGCCATGGCGGTCATTCAGATGCCGATGGTTTGTCGCACAGCAATGCACCCATTTCGACAGCCACCATTCCGCCTTTGGAAATTTTGGAAGCGGCTTACCCTGTGCGCTTTACGCAATGGGCCTTGCGTGCCAACTCCGGTGGCGATGGGCAACACCGAGGTGGCTTGGGTGCCGTCTACGAAATTGAACTGCTGGAAGAATCGGCAGAAGCCTTTATTTTTGGTGAACGTGGTAAAGCCTCGCCCAAAGGCATTGCGGGTGGACAGCCTGCCTTGCCCAATGTGTTTGAGTACGAAAATGAGGGCGTGTGGAAAACGCCGCCCATGGTCTCCAAGATGTTGGGGATTCGTTTGAAGAAAGGCGAGCGCGTGCGTTTGCAAACACCCGGTGGCGGCGGTTGGGGCAAGCCTAGCGATCGCAGCGCCGAAGCGCGCGCCAAAGACATTGAAGAAGCCTACGTTTCAAAGGAAAAATCATGA
- a CDS encoding LeuD/DmdB family oxidoreductase small subunit: MSQNAITSHKVWRVGANIDTDALAPGAYMKHGIEVIAAHCLEVHRTDFANEVKPGDVLVAGPNFGIGSSREQAAGALKYLGLAAVIAPSYSGLFFRNAFNLGLLLLTCPEADSLQENEHVQLTYEGTTPQVLTSSGRLLACAPVPSFLMDMVKAGGLVNVLKQRMTLKSQPPLSAHLSS; encoded by the coding sequence ATGAGCCAAAACGCCATCACAAGCCACAAGGTTTGGCGCGTGGGTGCCAACATCGACACCGATGCCTTGGCGCCAGGTGCCTACATGAAGCACGGCATTGAGGTGATTGCCGCCCATTGCTTGGAAGTGCACCGCACAGATTTTGCAAATGAAGTGAAACCTGGCGATGTTTTGGTGGCCGGTCCCAACTTCGGCATTGGCTCTTCCAGAGAACAAGCGGCAGGCGCATTGAAATACTTGGGTCTTGCGGCCGTCATTGCCCCTTCTTACAGTGGCTTGTTTTTCAGAAACGCTTTCAACTTAGGTCTCTTGCTGTTGACATGCCCAGAGGCCGACAGTTTGCAAGAAAACGAACACGTGCAATTGACCTACGAAGGCACAACACCTCAAGTACTGACCTCTTCAGGGCGCTTGTTGGCTTGTGCGCCTGTGCCTTCCTTTTTGATGGACATGGTGAAGGCGGGCGGCTTGGTCAATGTGTTGAAACAGCGCATGACCTTGAAGTCTCAGCCGCCATTGAGCGCCCATCTGTCCTCCTGA